In Arachis hypogaea cultivar Tifrunner chromosome 2, arahy.Tifrunner.gnm2.J5K5, whole genome shotgun sequence, a genomic segment contains:
- the LOC112736857 gene encoding uncharacterized protein isoform X1 → MREGLRSQTRLGNVCAGGGDGVKSVSFDLGGEGTQVGGEVLGSVVAEKEDNVVERDAKEECDADLGASTSGKGDAESVEGGGNEGCEDGGVERMVESEREELTESVTIGGRVLRSRTKRPENGKPCSGGSSGGVVVSGRGGGHGGLRRVTVKKDSEDDDDFVPNGCANKGVGLEKKRKRGRPRKVKLEESDELGMVSCGNEKVELKKDVNGRKKKRKRGRPPKVKVEDPDMLVEQSPRKRGRPPKVHGQNHLPIMVHDRKVNVRRRKGKKGLTATVGAKANGIAYWSSRRSSQKELETKGISPVKDNKLGKVLETESNGVCEGISGEVMEGRKQEQGKDGRKKKKRKEEKQVVREKIMEQILAAGWTVDYRPRNGREYKDAVYVSLDGKTHWSITLAYSRLKQHYEAGDGEGTVYGPGFKFTPIPEADFQMLTKVMKKQRGSKNKKMKNGMKGKKGKKGKEGSHAGMGKSAKRKMKRKWTEDSDTDVMLPNKVSGLVRDHKRHKTQSKKRGAPLVRNAEVDIDSEVNGYVPYCGKRTVLAWMIDLGTILQDGKVHYMQLGENNVLLDGKITGDGIHCGCCNEVITISDFEAHAGIKHSDPLKNIHIEGGTSLLQCLLDSWNKQDESERKGFHFVDVAGEDPNDDTCGVCGDGGDLICCDGCPSTFHQSCLDINKFPSGDWHCVYCCCKFCGSVGGSSNQTDENDGSAMSTLLTCRLCETKYHRDCAEENGAKPDDSRDASFCGNRCQELSEGLEMLLGVKREIEDGFSLTLIRRSDVALDVSQTKPEIIECNSKLAVALSVMDECFMPYIDERSGINLIHGILYNCGSNFKRLNYSGFITAILERGDEIVATATIRIHGNQLAEMPFIGTRFMYRRQGMCRRLLNGIECALSSLNVELLVIPAISEMRETWTSVFGFEPLELANKKLIKSMSLLVFPHVDMLQKKMLKLKFAEETVITAEASNLLKDHTEGEVANNCVGAESFGSQSMNNSADIPSSNDDQMMDKTMSTESGSLLPEGSLNNVPNNNGNTKLHDKCPEDITCQVVFHENLPVEEINTANPPDDGTEDAGTRKNTSLDCVELNDDEKQVDLDGQSNNCCNTYEETECLRDGCHSGEAVPTANDSVHLKSKDITEDCPDNCETNSKVVTTPGFDEAEAHPTEPPKHQTDTEDCQSFPVSSDLCEKFVDCADDNSKPSTDGKADFLPADTDRNPNDEHLTKGSPGLPEHDLQVDQNPQSNAPTLCTPNTASSVALNCASVGAGSTSCSSTEVIVLSNQAS, encoded by the exons ATGAGAGAGGGTTTAAGATCTCAGACTCGATTGGGGAATGTTTGTGCTGGCGGTGGTGATGGTGTAAAGAGTGTTTCTTTCGATTTAGGTGGTGAAGGTACACAGGTTGGTGGGGAGGTGTTAGGGTCAGTGGTTGCGGAGAAGGAGGATAATGTTGTTGAAAGAGATGCGAAGGAAGAATGTGATGCTGATTTGGGTGCTAGTACTAGTGGGAAAGGGGATGCTGAATCAGTTGAGGGCGGGGGCAATGAAGGCTGTGAAGATGGTGGTGTTGAAAGGATGGtagagagtgagagagaagagtTGACAGAGTCTGTAACTATAGGTGGTCGAGTGTTGCGTTCCAGGACGAAGAGGCCAGAAAATGGAAAACCTTGCAGTGGAGGGAGTAGTGGCGGTGTAGTTGTTTCAGGGAGAGGCGGGGGACATGGTGGTCTTAGGAGGGTAACGGTCAAGAAGGATAGTGAAGATGATGATGACTTTGTTCCTAATGGTTGTGCGAATAAGGGGGTTGGGCTGGAGAAGAAACGGAAGCGTGGGAGGCCTCGGAAAGTAAAGTTGGAAGAATCAGACGAGTTAGGTATGGTGAGTTGTGGGAATGAGAAGGTTGAGCTGAAGAAGGATGTGAATGGCAGAAAGAAGAAGCGGAAGCGCGGGAGGCCTCCTAAAGTGAAGGTGGAAGATCCGGATATGCTAGTTGAGCAGTCTCCAAGGAAGAGGGGTAGACCCCCCAAGGTTCATGGACAAAACCATCTCCCAATAATGGTGCATGATAGAAAAGTCAATGTGCGCCGTCGAAAAGGTAAAAAAGGTTTAACTGCAACGGTTGGTGCCAAAGCAAATGGGATTGCTTATTGGAGCTCAAGGAGATCTTCTCAGAAAGAGCTAGAAACGAAGGGAATTTCTCCTGTGAAGGATAATAAATTAGGGAAGGTTTTGGAAACTGAGAGCAATGGGGTTTGTGAGGGAATAAGTGGAGAAGTAATGGAAggaagaaagcaagaacaaggaaaggatggaagaaagaaaaaaaagcggAAAGAAGAAAAGCAGGTAGTCAGGGAAAAGATTATGGAGCAGATTTTAGCTGCTGGCTGGACAGTTGATTACAGACCTAGGAATGGAAGGGAATACAAGGATGCCGTGTATGTTAGTCTAGATGGTAAGACACACTGGTCTATCACCTTGGCCTACAGTAGGCTTAAACAACATTATGAAGCTGGTGATGGTGAAGGAACGGTATATGGGCCAGGTTTCAAATTTACACCAATACCTGAAGCGGATTTCCAAATGCTGACCAAGGTAATGAAAAAGCAAAGaggaagtaaaaataaaaagatgaaaaatgggATGAAGGGTAAAAAGgggaagaaaggaaaagaagGTTCGCATGCAGGCATGGGTAAATCTGCGAAGcggaaaatgaaaaggaaatggaCAGAGGACAGTGACACAGATGTTATGTTGCCTAATAAAGTGTCAGGTCTGGTCAGGGATCACAAGAGACATAAAACACAAAGCAAGAAGCGAGGTGCTCCATTGGTTCGCAATGCTGAGGTTGATATAGATTCAGAAGTTAATGGATATGTACCATACTGCGGAAAACGAACTGTACTTGCATGGATGATAGATTTGGGAACAATTCTGCAAGATGGGAAGGTTCATTATATGCAACTTGGAGAGAACAATGTGTTATTGGACGGTAAGATCACAGGAGATGGCATTCATTGTGGCTGCTGTAATGAAGTCATAACGATTTCAGATTTTGAAGCTCATGCAGGAATCAAACACTCTGATCCACTTAAAAATATACACATAGAGGGAGGAACTTCCCTCTTGCAATGCCTACTAGATTCATGGAATAAACAGGATGAGAGTGAACGTAAAGGTTTTCATTTTGTTGATGTTGCTGGTGAGGATCCAAATGATGACACATGTGGTGTCTGTGGAGATGGGGGAGACTTGATCTGCTGTGATGGTTGCCCATCAACCTTCCACCAGAGTTGCTTGGATATAAAC AAGTTCCCATCTGGTGACTGGCACTGTGTATAttgttgttgcaaattttgcgGGTCGGTTGGTGGTAGTTCAAATCAGACAGATGAAAACGATGGTTCTGCTATGTCAACCTTACTCACATGTCGTTTATGTGAAACAAAAT aCCACAGAGACTGTGCAGAAGAAAATGGTGCCAAGCCTGATGATTCCAGAGATGCCTCCTTTTGTGGAAATAGATGCCAAGAG TTATCAGAGGGGCTTGAAATGCTTCTTGGGGTTAAGCGTGAAATTGAAGATGGATTTTCTTTGACTTTAATTCGGAGATCAGATGTTGCCCTTGATGTTTCTCAGACAAAACCTGAGATAATTGAATGTAATTCCAAGCTGGCTGTTGCATTATCGGTAATGGATGAGTGCTTCATGCCATACATTGATGAGAGAAGCGGGATTAATCTGATCCATGGCATTCTATATAATTGTGG GTCAAACTTCAAACGTCTGAACTATAGTGGATTCATTACTGCAATTCTAGAGCGAGGGGATGAAATCGTTGCTACTGCAACTATCAG gATTCATGGAAATCAACTAGCAGAGATGCCATTTATTGGGACCCGTTTTATGTATAGGCGACAAGGGATGTGCCGCCGGCTTCTAAATGGCATTGAATGT GCACTTAGCTCTTTAAATGTTGAATTATTGGTCATACCAGCTATCTCAGAAATGAGAGAAACTTGGACTTCTGTTTTTGGGTTTGAGCCGCTTGAATTGGCAAACAAGAAACTAATAAAGAGTATGAGTCTGTTGGTATTCCCTCATGTAGATATGCTGCAGAAGAAGATGTTGAAGCTTAAGTTCGCCGAGGAAACTGTGATTACTGCAGAAG CTTCCAATCTTCTGAAAGATCATACAGAAGGCGAGGTGGCAAATAATTGTGTAGGGGCAGAATCATTTGGATCTCAGTCAATGAACAATTCTGCCGACATTCCTTCTTCTAATGATGACCAGATGATGGATAAAACCATGTCTACTGAATCTGGCAGTCTTCTTCCTGAGGGTTCATTGAATAACGTACCCAACAATAATGGCAACACTAAACTTCATGATAAATGTCCAGAAGATATCACATGCCAAGTTGTTTTCCATGAAAATTTGCCAGTGGAAGAAATAAACACTGCAAATCCCCCTGATGATGGAACTGAAGATGCCGGTACACGTAAGAATACCAGTCTTGATTGTGTCGAGCTGAACGATGATGAGAAGCAAGTAGATTTAGATGGTCAATCAAACAACTGCTGCAATACTTATGAGGAAACAGAATGTCTTAGAGATGGTTGTCACTCTGGTGAAGCAGTTCCTACAGCCAATGACTCGGTGCACCTTAAGTCAAAGGACATCACTGAAGATTGTCCCGATAATTGCGAAACAAACTCCAAAGTGGTTACCACACCAGGCTTTGATGAAGCCGAAGCACACCCAACTGAACCACCTAAGCACCAGACAGATACAGAAGATTGCCAGTCCTTTCCTGTATCTTCTGATTTGTGTGAGAAGTTTGTGGATTGTGCTGATGATAATAGTAAGCCATCCACAGATGGTAAGGCCGATTTCCTTCCCGCTGATACAGACAGAAATCCAAACGATGAACATCTGACAAAGGGATCACCAGGGCTACCGGAGCACGACTTGCAGGTCGATCAAAATCCGCAGAGCAATGCTCCGACCCTGTGTACTCCAAACACTGCTTCTAGTGTAGCTCTTAACTGTGCTTCTGTGGGCGCTGGCAGTACCTCTTGCAGTAGTACCGAGGTGATAGTTCTGTCAAACCAAGCCAGTTGA
- the LOC112736857 gene encoding uncharacterized protein isoform X2, whose amino-acid sequence MREGLRSQTRLGNVCAGGGDGVKSVSFDLGGEGTQVGGEVLGSVVAEKEDNVVERDAKEECDADLGASTSGKGDAESVEGGGNEGCEDGGVERMVESEREELTESVTIGGRVLRSRTKRPENGKPCSGGSSGGVVVSGRGGGHGGLRRVTVKKDSEDDDDFVPNGCANKGVGLEKKRKRGRPRKVKLEESDELGMVSCGNEKVELKKDVNGRKKKRKRGRPPKVKVEDPDMLVEQSPRKRGRPPKVHGQNHLPIMVHDRKVNVRRRKGKKGLTATVGAKANGIAYWSSRRSSQKELETKGISPVKDNKLGKVLETESNGVCEGISGEVMEGRKQEQGKDGRKKKKRKEEKQVVREKIMEQILAAGWTVDYRPRNGREYKDAVYVSLDGKTHWSITLAYSRLKQHYEAGDGEGTVYGPGFKFTPIPEADFQMLTKVMKKQRGSKNKKMKNGMKGKKGKKGKEGSHAGMGKSAKRKMKRKWTEDSDTDVMLPNKVSGLVRDHKRHKTQSKKRGAPLVRNAEVDIDSEVNGYVPYCGKRTVLAWMIDLGTILQDGKVHYMQLGENNVLLDGKITGDGIHCGCCNEVITISDFEAHAGIKHSDPLKNIHIEGGTSLLQCLLDSWNKQDESERKGFHFVDVAGEDPNDDTCGVCGDGGDLICCDGCPSTFHQSCLDINFPSGDWHCVYCCCKFCGSVGGSSNQTDENDGSAMSTLLTCRLCETKYHRDCAEENGAKPDDSRDASFCGNRCQELSEGLEMLLGVKREIEDGFSLTLIRRSDVALDVSQTKPEIIECNSKLAVALSVMDECFMPYIDERSGINLIHGILYNCGSNFKRLNYSGFITAILERGDEIVATATIRIHGNQLAEMPFIGTRFMYRRQGMCRRLLNGIECALSSLNVELLVIPAISEMRETWTSVFGFEPLELANKKLIKSMSLLVFPHVDMLQKKMLKLKFAEETVITAEASNLLKDHTEGEVANNCVGAESFGSQSMNNSADIPSSNDDQMMDKTMSTESGSLLPEGSLNNVPNNNGNTKLHDKCPEDITCQVVFHENLPVEEINTANPPDDGTEDAGTRKNTSLDCVELNDDEKQVDLDGQSNNCCNTYEETECLRDGCHSGEAVPTANDSVHLKSKDITEDCPDNCETNSKVVTTPGFDEAEAHPTEPPKHQTDTEDCQSFPVSSDLCEKFVDCADDNSKPSTDGKADFLPADTDRNPNDEHLTKGSPGLPEHDLQVDQNPQSNAPTLCTPNTASSVALNCASVGAGSTSCSSTEVIVLSNQAS is encoded by the exons ATGAGAGAGGGTTTAAGATCTCAGACTCGATTGGGGAATGTTTGTGCTGGCGGTGGTGATGGTGTAAAGAGTGTTTCTTTCGATTTAGGTGGTGAAGGTACACAGGTTGGTGGGGAGGTGTTAGGGTCAGTGGTTGCGGAGAAGGAGGATAATGTTGTTGAAAGAGATGCGAAGGAAGAATGTGATGCTGATTTGGGTGCTAGTACTAGTGGGAAAGGGGATGCTGAATCAGTTGAGGGCGGGGGCAATGAAGGCTGTGAAGATGGTGGTGTTGAAAGGATGGtagagagtgagagagaagagtTGACAGAGTCTGTAACTATAGGTGGTCGAGTGTTGCGTTCCAGGACGAAGAGGCCAGAAAATGGAAAACCTTGCAGTGGAGGGAGTAGTGGCGGTGTAGTTGTTTCAGGGAGAGGCGGGGGACATGGTGGTCTTAGGAGGGTAACGGTCAAGAAGGATAGTGAAGATGATGATGACTTTGTTCCTAATGGTTGTGCGAATAAGGGGGTTGGGCTGGAGAAGAAACGGAAGCGTGGGAGGCCTCGGAAAGTAAAGTTGGAAGAATCAGACGAGTTAGGTATGGTGAGTTGTGGGAATGAGAAGGTTGAGCTGAAGAAGGATGTGAATGGCAGAAAGAAGAAGCGGAAGCGCGGGAGGCCTCCTAAAGTGAAGGTGGAAGATCCGGATATGCTAGTTGAGCAGTCTCCAAGGAAGAGGGGTAGACCCCCCAAGGTTCATGGACAAAACCATCTCCCAATAATGGTGCATGATAGAAAAGTCAATGTGCGCCGTCGAAAAGGTAAAAAAGGTTTAACTGCAACGGTTGGTGCCAAAGCAAATGGGATTGCTTATTGGAGCTCAAGGAGATCTTCTCAGAAAGAGCTAGAAACGAAGGGAATTTCTCCTGTGAAGGATAATAAATTAGGGAAGGTTTTGGAAACTGAGAGCAATGGGGTTTGTGAGGGAATAAGTGGAGAAGTAATGGAAggaagaaagcaagaacaaggaaaggatggaagaaagaaaaaaaagcggAAAGAAGAAAAGCAGGTAGTCAGGGAAAAGATTATGGAGCAGATTTTAGCTGCTGGCTGGACAGTTGATTACAGACCTAGGAATGGAAGGGAATACAAGGATGCCGTGTATGTTAGTCTAGATGGTAAGACACACTGGTCTATCACCTTGGCCTACAGTAGGCTTAAACAACATTATGAAGCTGGTGATGGTGAAGGAACGGTATATGGGCCAGGTTTCAAATTTACACCAATACCTGAAGCGGATTTCCAAATGCTGACCAAGGTAATGAAAAAGCAAAGaggaagtaaaaataaaaagatgaaaaatgggATGAAGGGTAAAAAGgggaagaaaggaaaagaagGTTCGCATGCAGGCATGGGTAAATCTGCGAAGcggaaaatgaaaaggaaatggaCAGAGGACAGTGACACAGATGTTATGTTGCCTAATAAAGTGTCAGGTCTGGTCAGGGATCACAAGAGACATAAAACACAAAGCAAGAAGCGAGGTGCTCCATTGGTTCGCAATGCTGAGGTTGATATAGATTCAGAAGTTAATGGATATGTACCATACTGCGGAAAACGAACTGTACTTGCATGGATGATAGATTTGGGAACAATTCTGCAAGATGGGAAGGTTCATTATATGCAACTTGGAGAGAACAATGTGTTATTGGACGGTAAGATCACAGGAGATGGCATTCATTGTGGCTGCTGTAATGAAGTCATAACGATTTCAGATTTTGAAGCTCATGCAGGAATCAAACACTCTGATCCACTTAAAAATATACACATAGAGGGAGGAACTTCCCTCTTGCAATGCCTACTAGATTCATGGAATAAACAGGATGAGAGTGAACGTAAAGGTTTTCATTTTGTTGATGTTGCTGGTGAGGATCCAAATGATGACACATGTGGTGTCTGTGGAGATGGGGGAGACTTGATCTGCTGTGATGGTTGCCCATCAACCTTCCACCAGAGTTGCTTGGATATAAAC TTCCCATCTGGTGACTGGCACTGTGTATAttgttgttgcaaattttgcgGGTCGGTTGGTGGTAGTTCAAATCAGACAGATGAAAACGATGGTTCTGCTATGTCAACCTTACTCACATGTCGTTTATGTGAAACAAAAT aCCACAGAGACTGTGCAGAAGAAAATGGTGCCAAGCCTGATGATTCCAGAGATGCCTCCTTTTGTGGAAATAGATGCCAAGAG TTATCAGAGGGGCTTGAAATGCTTCTTGGGGTTAAGCGTGAAATTGAAGATGGATTTTCTTTGACTTTAATTCGGAGATCAGATGTTGCCCTTGATGTTTCTCAGACAAAACCTGAGATAATTGAATGTAATTCCAAGCTGGCTGTTGCATTATCGGTAATGGATGAGTGCTTCATGCCATACATTGATGAGAGAAGCGGGATTAATCTGATCCATGGCATTCTATATAATTGTGG GTCAAACTTCAAACGTCTGAACTATAGTGGATTCATTACTGCAATTCTAGAGCGAGGGGATGAAATCGTTGCTACTGCAACTATCAG gATTCATGGAAATCAACTAGCAGAGATGCCATTTATTGGGACCCGTTTTATGTATAGGCGACAAGGGATGTGCCGCCGGCTTCTAAATGGCATTGAATGT GCACTTAGCTCTTTAAATGTTGAATTATTGGTCATACCAGCTATCTCAGAAATGAGAGAAACTTGGACTTCTGTTTTTGGGTTTGAGCCGCTTGAATTGGCAAACAAGAAACTAATAAAGAGTATGAGTCTGTTGGTATTCCCTCATGTAGATATGCTGCAGAAGAAGATGTTGAAGCTTAAGTTCGCCGAGGAAACTGTGATTACTGCAGAAG CTTCCAATCTTCTGAAAGATCATACAGAAGGCGAGGTGGCAAATAATTGTGTAGGGGCAGAATCATTTGGATCTCAGTCAATGAACAATTCTGCCGACATTCCTTCTTCTAATGATGACCAGATGATGGATAAAACCATGTCTACTGAATCTGGCAGTCTTCTTCCTGAGGGTTCATTGAATAACGTACCCAACAATAATGGCAACACTAAACTTCATGATAAATGTCCAGAAGATATCACATGCCAAGTTGTTTTCCATGAAAATTTGCCAGTGGAAGAAATAAACACTGCAAATCCCCCTGATGATGGAACTGAAGATGCCGGTACACGTAAGAATACCAGTCTTGATTGTGTCGAGCTGAACGATGATGAGAAGCAAGTAGATTTAGATGGTCAATCAAACAACTGCTGCAATACTTATGAGGAAACAGAATGTCTTAGAGATGGTTGTCACTCTGGTGAAGCAGTTCCTACAGCCAATGACTCGGTGCACCTTAAGTCAAAGGACATCACTGAAGATTGTCCCGATAATTGCGAAACAAACTCCAAAGTGGTTACCACACCAGGCTTTGATGAAGCCGAAGCACACCCAACTGAACCACCTAAGCACCAGACAGATACAGAAGATTGCCAGTCCTTTCCTGTATCTTCTGATTTGTGTGAGAAGTTTGTGGATTGTGCTGATGATAATAGTAAGCCATCCACAGATGGTAAGGCCGATTTCCTTCCCGCTGATACAGACAGAAATCCAAACGATGAACATCTGACAAAGGGATCACCAGGGCTACCGGAGCACGACTTGCAGGTCGATCAAAATCCGCAGAGCAATGCTCCGACCCTGTGTACTCCAAACACTGCTTCTAGTGTAGCTCTTAACTGTGCTTCTGTGGGCGCTGGCAGTACCTCTTGCAGTAGTACCGAGGTGATAGTTCTGTCAAACCAAGCCAGTTGA
- the LOC112736873 gene encoding uncharacterized protein, producing MSSQKTLLRLFNKGLSFPSDQQKLQIELVNKITQNLLISNTTNYFTPDRELQSMISCITPHVTYQVLSNPNLPPHSLLSFFNFLRSRNFNITHILDIKAHVILLSRLFEARKFATMKSILSSVVIDGKLCCPIPGVVSLVGELDPHFAEKLFDMLFRVCSDNRLFEEAFRVFDYAKTMGLGIEERSCFVLLLALKKCGELDLCRRFFHRMLESGRIQIRVQSLTLVVDVLCRGGEVEKAKELMAEMASKDIVKPTVFTYNTLLNAYVRRKDQRGVDEILRLMEKEQVVHSLATYSILIQWYANLGNIGEVEKIFEEMHERNLEMDSHVYTTMINWYSRLGNIKRASALFDEMTQKGILPNAHTYGALLCGVCKVGQMEAAEILLEEMQSKGIDPNIVIFNTMIDGYCRRGLIDEALRVQDIMARKEIEADVFTYNIIACGLCKVHRYEEAKRTLNAMLEKGVVPNVVSFTTFIEIHCKEGNLAEAEWLFRDMEKRGEVPNVVTYNTLIDAYSKNEKMKQAHMLKTEMVEKGLLPDVYTYTSLIHGECIAGRVTEALNLFNEMSSKGIIGNIATYTSVISGLSKEGRADEAFKLYDEMMGMGLTPDDRAYAALVGSLHKPSSHGNQHHEIGEHK from the coding sequence ATGTCTTCTCAGAAGACTCTTTTGAGACTTTTCAACAAAGGTTTGTCTTTTCCTTCAGACCAACAAAAGCTTCAAATTGAACTTGTCAATAAGATAACCCAAAACCTCCTAATTTCGAATACCACCAATTATTTTACACCCGATAGAGAACTGCAGTCCATGATCTCATGCATCACTCCCCATGTTACATACCAAGTTCTTTCGAACCCCAATCTCCCTCCTCATTCTTTGTTGTCATTTTTCAACTTCCTTAGAAGTAGAAACTTTAATATTACTCATATACTTGATATTAAGGCCCATGTGATTCTCCTTTCCAGACTTTTTGAGGCTCGAAAATTTGCCACCATGAAGAGCATTCTGAGCTCTGTTGTTATTGATGGTAAGCTTTGTTGCCCCATTCCAGGGGTTGTTTCTTTGGTTGGTGAACTTGATCCACATTTTGCAGAGAAGCTGTTTGATATGCTGTTCAGAGTGTGTTCTGATAACAGGTTGTTTGAAGAGGCATTTAGAGTCTTTGATTATGCCAAGACGATGGGGTTGGGGATAGAGGAGAGGTCTTGTTTTGTACTCTTGCTTGCTTTGAAGAAATGTGGTGAGCTGGATTTGTGTCGTAGGTTCTTTCATCGAATGCTCGAGTCGGGTAGGATTCAAATTAGGGTTCAGTCTCTGACACTTGTAGTTGATGTTCTGTGTAGGGGAGGAGAGGTTGAGAAAGCTAAGGAGTTGATGGCTGAGATGGCTAGTAAAGATATTGTGAAACCCACTGTGTTCACTTATAATACATTGTTGAATGCTTATGTTAGAAGAAAGGATCAAAGGGGTGTAGATGAGATATTGAGATTAATGGAGAAGGAACAAGTTGTTCATAGTTTAGCTACATATAGTATTCTGATTCAGTGGTATGCGAATTTAGGAAATATAGGGGAAGTTGAAAAGATATTCGAGGAAATGCATGAACGAAATTTGGAAATGGACAGTCATGTGTATACAACGATGATAAATTGGTATTCTAGGTTAGGAAACATTAAAAGGGCATCCGCTTTGTTTGATGAGATGACTCAGAAAGGCATCCTTCCTAATGCACATACTTATGGGGCCTTACTTTGTGGTGTATGCAAGGTAGGCCAAATGGAGGCTGCAGAAATATTGCTTGAAGAGATGCAAAGTAAAGGCATTGACCCAAATATAGTAATATTTAATACAATGATTGATGGTTATTGTAGAAGAGGTTTGATAGATGAGGCTTTGAGAGTGCAAGATATCATGGCAAGGAAGGAAATCGAAGCAGATGTGTTTACATACAACATTATTGCTTGTGGGCTATGTAAAGTGCATCGATATGAGGAAGCCAAGAGGACTTTGAATGCAATGCTAGAGAAAGGAGTGGTTCCGAATGTTGTGAGTTTCACTACTTTTATTGAGATACATTGTAAGGAAGGAAATCTTGCAGAAGCTGAGTGGTTATTTAGGGATATGGAGAAAAGGGGAGAGGTACCTAATGTTGTTACGTACAATACCCTTATAGATGCATACAGCAAGAACGAAAAGATGAAGCAAGCTCACATGCTAAAAACTGAAATGGTAGAAAAGGGATTACTGCCAGATGTATATACTTACACATCACTAATACATGGGGAGTGTATTGCTGGAAGGGTAACTGAGGCATTGAATCTTTTCAATGAAATGTCATCAAAGGGTATAATCGGCAATATTGCAACATATACATCAGTTATTTCAGGATTATCCAAGGAAGGAAGAGCAGATGAAGCTTTTAAGTTGTATGATGAAATGATGGGAATGGGCCTAACACCAGATGATAGAGCTTATGCTGCTCTTGTTGGTAGCCTCCATAAACCCTCCTCTCATGGTAATCAACATCATGAAATTGGGGAACATAAGTAG
- the LOC112736922 gene encoding uncharacterized protein, with protein sequence MKTLLRLRRCLPQGLCRQSLGLVIVGLNTSKSNVLSRNFGQIARKEVEENVEEVEIEQRSLPADFDPATFDLTARHNPPSERVFRLVDEMASLTVAEAAELGHILMKKMGMKELPTVGFLKPGTANLAGIASMKAEPAAAEEEKKPEKTVFELKLESYEATSKIKVIKEVRGFTDLGLKEAKELVEKTPSIIKKGVSKEEGEQIIEKMKALGAKVVME encoded by the coding sequence ATGAAAACACTTTTAAGATTAAGGCGTTGTTTACCACAAGGTTTATGTAGACAATCTCTTGGGTTGGTTATAGTAGGGCTTAATACTAGTAAGTCAAATGTACTGTCAAGAAATTTTGGTCAAATTGCACGAAAAGAGGTGGAGGAGAATGTTGAGGAGGTGGAAATCGAGCAACGAAGTCTCCCGGCTGATTTTGATCCTGCAACATTTGATCTTACAGCTCGACACAACCCTCCATCAGAGAGAGTTTTCAGGCTTGTTGATGAGATGGCATCTCTAACCGTAGCTGAAGCAGCAGAATTGGGTCACATTTTGATGAAGAAGATGGGCATGAAGGAGCTACCTACGGTGGGATTTTTGAAACCAGGAACTGCAAATCTTGCTGGAATTGCGTCAATGAAAGCGGAACCGGCTGCTgcagaggaggagaagaagccaGAAAAAACTGTATTTGAACTGAAATTAGAGTCGTATGAAGCAACTTCCAAGATTAAAGTTATCAAGGAGGTCCGGGGCTTTACTGATTTAGGCCTGAAGGAGGCAAAGGAGTTAGTGGAGAAAACGCCTTCTATTATAAAGAAAGGTGTTtcaaaggaagaaggagaacagATTATAGAGAAAATGAAAGCTCTTGGCGCAAAAGTTGTCATGGAATGA